A genome region from Pseudomonas anguilliseptica includes the following:
- a CDS encoding helix-turn-helix domain-containing protein yields the protein MHNSIDKVLKHLMKLKGANQVSLSAATRVTQSTISRILKPNGPKGIKSPSDTQVKPLADFFGISTDQLRGREPLPEDLQPLSAQPSVKQSMRPPHPQFEELRPINLSRSSAFLTSKSSSSASSAIPPDLRDARQNVTQAVQPYRKDKEYPLISWVAAGCWEESCDNFNPGDADEWLRSDVNAGPHGYWLEVRGPSMLPTFAPGMRILVKPENFDLVSGKYYVAKLLDTGETTFKQYLRDSGSGYLHPLNQVFAVIPITENVSIIGMVVDAKLPASIF from the coding sequence ATGCACAATTCCATAGACAAAGTTCTTAAGCACTTGATGAAGCTGAAGGGCGCCAATCAGGTAAGCCTGAGCGCGGCTACTCGCGTCACTCAGTCGACCATTTCTCGCATATTGAAGCCGAATGGGCCCAAGGGGATTAAGTCGCCGTCCGATACTCAGGTGAAGCCGCTTGCGGACTTCTTCGGCATTTCCACCGACCAGCTTCGTGGGAGAGAGCCGCTACCGGAAGATCTCCAGCCCTTAAGTGCTCAGCCTTCCGTAAAGCAATCTATGCGGCCCCCTCACCCGCAATTCGAAGAGCTCCGCCCCATCAATCTAAGCCGCTCGTCCGCCTTTTTGACGAGCAAATCATCGTCTTCCGCCAGTAGTGCTATTCCGCCAGACCTGCGCGACGCCCGACAAAACGTAACGCAAGCGGTGCAGCCATATCGAAAGGACAAGGAGTACCCATTGATAAGCTGGGTGGCGGCAGGATGCTGGGAAGAGTCATGCGACAACTTTAATCCAGGCGATGCTGATGAGTGGTTACGGTCGGACGTGAATGCCGGGCCACATGGCTACTGGCTAGAGGTAAGGGGGCCGTCAATGCTGCCGACCTTTGCGCCCGGAATGCGGATACTGGTCAAGCCGGAAAACTTTGATTTGGTCAGCGGGAAGTACTATGTCGCCAAGTTGCTGGACACCGGGGAAACTACCTTTAAGCAATACCTTCGCGACAGCGGGTCAGGCTACCTGCACCCGCTTAATCAGGTATTTGCCGTGATACCAATAACTGAAAATGTCTCCATTATTGGTATGGTGGTAGACGCAAAACTCCCCGCCTCGATTTTCTAG
- a CDS encoding CII family transcriptional regulator has protein sequence MTKEERARKNASTILKSMHSFGQSHLAKELDVSESTVSKWKPNGDIDKTAKMLAVLGLKVVPVTAQCFDPEYVEHLRALAQIGLTIPAQEQALDWEE, from the coding sequence ATGACCAAGGAAGAAAGAGCACGCAAGAACGCGTCGACGATCTTGAAGAGCATGCACAGCTTCGGCCAGTCGCATCTGGCCAAGGAGCTGGATGTCAGCGAATCAACGGTGAGCAAGTGGAAGCCGAATGGCGATATCGACAAGACGGCAAAGATGCTGGCGGTGCTGGGGCTGAAGGTTGTCCCGGTGACGGCGCAGTGCTTTGACCCTGAGTACGTCGAGCACTTGCGGGCCCTGGCGCAAATCGGCCTGACGATACCTGCGCAGGAGCAGGCGCTGGACTGGGAAGAGTAG
- a CDS encoding helix-turn-helix domain-containing protein, whose amino-acid sequence MPNTNENHNVGQSQCAQIRRHLEAGNSLTGLQALSQFSCFRLAARIDDLRNAGMLIKSQPISVINADGKTVRVAQYSLMKAGVVA is encoded by the coding sequence ATGCCGAACACCAACGAAAACCACAATGTCGGCCAAAGCCAGTGCGCGCAGATTCGCCGGCACCTTGAGGCGGGTAATTCACTGACAGGCCTGCAGGCGCTCAGCCAGTTCTCCTGCTTTCGTTTGGCCGCACGCATTGATGACCTGAGAAACGCCGGCATGCTGATCAAGTCGCAGCCTATCTCAGTGATCAACGCCGATGGCAAGACTGTGCGGGTCGCTCAGTACAGTCTGATGAAGGCAGGGGTGGTTGCGTGA
- a CDS encoding helix-turn-helix domain-containing protein, with translation MSVQAMTWALEQRLVMAPTARHVLLCLANYADKAGRGAFPSANSLSEDTGLAVRTIRTALESLREAGAISLGNQAIAAAYIDRHDRRPVVYDLLMQRGADAAPGTERGAANDRAGCSSQQDGVQLTTERGAAAAPNPPINHQLPVNEQKSGSAKGSRLAADWTIPSEWIEQSAANHPEFDQQALLAIAEDFRDYWTAKTGAQATKLDWHATWRRWIRNQKPVHRQRPVSARPVSHSPSAAPEGLVRKEDGSYGFA, from the coding sequence GTGAGTGTTCAGGCAATGACTTGGGCACTTGAGCAGCGTCTGGTAATGGCGCCTACGGCGCGCCATGTCCTCCTGTGCCTTGCAAACTATGCCGACAAGGCTGGTAGAGGTGCATTCCCGTCGGCGAACAGCCTGAGCGAAGACACTGGCCTTGCTGTCCGCACAATACGCACCGCGCTTGAATCTCTGCGCGAGGCGGGCGCTATCAGCCTTGGAAATCAGGCTATCGCCGCCGCTTACATTGACCGGCACGATCGCCGTCCGGTGGTGTATGACCTGCTAATGCAACGGGGTGCAGATGCCGCACCCGGTACCGAACGGGGTGCAGCTAACGACAGAGCGGGGTGCAGCTCACAGCAGGACGGGGTGCAGCTGACGACAGAGCGGGGTGCAGCAGCTGCACCCAATCCACCAATTAACCATCAATTACCCGTCAATGAACAAAAGAGCGGTAGCGCGAAGGGTTCGCGCCTCGCCGCTGACTGGACCATTCCATCCGAGTGGATTGAGCAAAGCGCGGCAAATCACCCTGAGTTTGATCAGCAGGCTTTGCTCGCCATCGCAGAAGACTTCCGCGACTACTGGACGGCCAAGACCGGCGCCCAGGCCACCAAGCTCGATTGGCATGCCACCTGGCGCCGCTGGATACGCAACCAGAAACCTGTTCACCGCCAACGGCCAGTGAGTGCTCGCCCAGTTTCTCATTCGCCAAGCGCAGCCCCCGAAGGCCTGGTGCGCAAGGAGGACGGCAGCTATGGCTTTGCTTGA
- a CDS encoding ATP-binding protein: MLAQFLIRQAQPPKAWCARRTAAMALLDLTISEIEQKFCGVLGKQEANCEQHGPFVSITTRNSERSSGCPVCADEAQRERDNAEALDRAAKAKSKLLEQRLGASLIPARFAGKSFTEYRCATQQQEANLATCRGYAQHFASHSAAGRCLALLGNPGTGKTHLAAAIARHLINRLGVTAVYRTVGSLLQYVKGSYDRGSDYSEAQAFASLVEPALLIIDEVGATKPTEFEQATLFAVINGRYEALRPTVVISNLFPVDLREVLGERSFDRLSEAGGIVLVFDWASVRKDLA, translated from the coding sequence GTGCTCGCCCAGTTTCTCATTCGCCAAGCGCAGCCCCCGAAGGCCTGGTGCGCAAGGAGGACGGCAGCTATGGCTTTGCTTGATCTGACCATCAGCGAGATTGAGCAGAAATTCTGCGGCGTGCTGGGGAAGCAGGAGGCCAATTGCGAGCAGCATGGGCCGTTTGTGTCGATCACAACGCGAAACAGTGAGCGCAGCAGTGGCTGCCCAGTCTGTGCTGACGAAGCGCAGCGCGAGCGTGACAATGCCGAGGCGCTGGACCGGGCGGCCAAGGCAAAAAGCAAACTCCTTGAGCAGCGCCTTGGTGCTTCGCTGATTCCTGCACGCTTCGCTGGAAAATCGTTTACCGAGTACCGCTGTGCGACCCAGCAGCAGGAAGCGAACCTGGCCACCTGCCGCGGTTATGCGCAGCACTTCGCCAGCCATTCCGCCGCCGGCCGGTGCCTGGCCCTGCTTGGCAATCCCGGTACCGGGAAGACGCACCTGGCGGCAGCCATCGCTCGCCACCTTATCAACCGCCTTGGCGTGACAGCCGTGTACCGCACCGTCGGTAGCCTGTTGCAGTACGTCAAGGGCAGCTACGACCGAGGTTCCGACTACAGCGAAGCGCAGGCATTCGCCAGCCTGGTGGAGCCCGCGCTGCTGATCATCGATGAGGTTGGAGCAACCAAGCCGACAGAGTTTGAGCAGGCAACCCTGTTCGCAGTTATCAATGGCCGCTACGAGGCGCTGCGCCCGACCGTAGTCATAAGCAACCTGTTCCCGGTTGATCTGCGCGAGGTGCTTGGCGAGCGCAGCTTTGACCGGCTGAGCGAGGCTGGCGGGATTGTTCTGGTGTTCGACTGGGCGTCTGTCCGGAAGGATCTCGCATGA
- a CDS encoding nuclease domain-containing protein, which yields MRIESNKLRQSARGRDCTLRLPGICRRDSETVVLCHLPVGMKGMGMKSPDLFAVFGCDSCHAVIDGRARGEFDQGDLLRALAETQMHWVETGLLVVKGAA from the coding sequence ATGAGGATCGAAAGCAACAAGTTGCGGCAGTCGGCCCGCGGCCGAGATTGCACTTTGCGCCTGCCGGGCATCTGCCGGCGCGACTCTGAAACCGTTGTTCTGTGCCATCTGCCGGTGGGTATGAAGGGCATGGGCATGAAGTCACCGGATCTGTTCGCCGTGTTCGGCTGCGACTCCTGCCACGCGGTAATCGACGGCCGCGCCCGTGGTGAGTTTGACCAGGGCGATCTGCTGCGCGCCCTGGCCGAAACGCAGATGCACTGGGTTGAAACCGGCCTGCTGGTCGTGAAGGGGGCCGCTTGA
- a CDS encoding VRR-NUC domain-containing protein, with the protein MKSGLSQFLPVISKSARKPAKPSRLAGVPLEEDDQIALIAWFDEWAPAELQGRLAASAGGARMARKTACRQKAAGNRKGFPDLNLLVPRGQFHGLIIELKRLKGGRLEPEQAGWLDFLNGQGYMAVVCCGLEAAKKTIVSYLGE; encoded by the coding sequence ATGAAGTCAGGGCTGAGTCAATTTCTTCCAGTGATCAGCAAGTCCGCGCGCAAGCCTGCAAAGCCTTCGCGCCTGGCTGGTGTACCGCTGGAAGAGGATGACCAGATTGCGCTGATTGCGTGGTTTGACGAGTGGGCGCCGGCCGAGCTGCAGGGGCGCCTGGCGGCATCGGCCGGCGGGGCGCGCATGGCCAGGAAAACGGCTTGTCGGCAGAAGGCCGCGGGCAACCGTAAGGGTTTTCCTGACCTGAATCTGTTGGTTCCGCGAGGCCAGTTTCACGGGTTGATCATTGAGCTGAAGCGCCTCAAGGGCGGAAGGCTGGAGCCCGAGCAAGCTGGCTGGCTCGATTTCCTGAATGGGCAGGGATACATGGCAGTGGTGTGCTGCGGCCTAGAGGCAGCCAAGAAAACGATCGTCAGCTACTTGGGCGAGTAG
- a CDS encoding HP1 family phage holin has protein sequence MADKAMNAASYGGAAVSVTSGLTLTEWGVIAGIVTAIVTLLANLFYQWRKDRREHELYRLELEMRRADARYAMSSACSVREPIDE, from the coding sequence ATGGCTGATAAGGCGATGAATGCCGCCAGCTACGGTGGTGCTGCCGTATCTGTCACATCAGGCCTGACCCTGACCGAGTGGGGCGTGATAGCCGGTATCGTCACGGCGATCGTTACGCTGCTGGCCAACCTGTTCTACCAGTGGCGCAAAGACCGCCGCGAGCATGAGTTGTACCGGCTTGAGCTGGAAATGCGCCGGGCTGATGCCCGCTATGCAATGTCCAGCGCCTGCAGTGTCAGGGAGCCCATCGATGAATAA
- a CDS encoding lysozyme, which produces MNKRSYLSAAVLALVMAGASAPAIMDQYLLEKESSGITPLKAYQDGARIWTVCDGKTEGVTRSTVMTKAQCDAWRQTEIGQRLQHVHSIIKVPMSEPAWAGVGSWCFNVGNTGCAKATTVKLINQGQQAAGCKAILHWRFITRDGKKVDCSTKQPYCTGLWDRRNGEAELCAL; this is translated from the coding sequence ATGAATAAGCGCAGCTACCTCTCTGCCGCAGTGCTGGCCCTGGTCATGGCGGGTGCTTCGGCGCCGGCCATCATGGACCAGTACCTGCTGGAGAAGGAAAGCAGCGGCATTACGCCGCTCAAGGCCTACCAGGATGGTGCGCGGATCTGGACTGTCTGCGACGGCAAGACCGAAGGGGTTACCCGTTCCACGGTGATGACCAAGGCTCAGTGCGATGCCTGGCGCCAGACCGAAATCGGCCAGCGCCTGCAGCACGTCCACTCGATCATCAAAGTGCCCATGAGTGAGCCCGCCTGGGCTGGCGTGGGCAGCTGGTGTTTCAACGTGGGCAACACTGGGTGCGCGAAGGCCACCACCGTGAAGCTGATCAATCAGGGCCAGCAGGCCGCCGGATGCAAGGCGATTCTGCACTGGCGCTTCATTACCCGTGACGGCAAGAAGGTCGATTGCTCTACCAAGCAGCCTTATTGCACCGGTTTGTGGGACCGGCGGAACGGAGAAGCGGAGCTGTGCGCGCTATGA
- a CDS encoding WD40 repeat domain-containing protein: MLMPILKASGGQWPAPVPQAKIFAGWSEAPFVRKYDADTWALESTGFSLTDASPLAISPSNSLVAYVEGNLKVRNLANGALVYSWPISVGAASDIAFSPDGSMVALAGNSDLYLEVIELATGASISISSRPDSPRSVKFNASGTRLAVGGVGATKIQVYRVSDWATLWTSTTFGNCWGLTFSPDDARLYAARSANPAVRALNPDTGALLGTTYAPSFSAVGTSQARVRVNPAGTQMAVAMDNYPGLALFTINSPTSFTRVGAANIDTSTAGLIEYLADGSQIAVADLDSGLALYNTTTFARNVLNPSGILTGLACSPLVS; this comes from the coding sequence ATGCTGATGCCGATACTTAAAGCCTCCGGGGGCCAATGGCCTGCTCCCGTCCCCCAGGCTAAGATTTTTGCCGGCTGGTCAGAGGCCCCATTCGTGCGCAAGTACGACGCCGACACCTGGGCATTGGAAAGCACGGGATTTAGCCTGACAGACGCATCGCCGCTTGCGATATCACCAAGTAATTCACTGGTCGCCTACGTCGAGGGCAATCTAAAGGTCAGAAACCTGGCCAATGGCGCGCTTGTTTATTCGTGGCCGATCAGCGTGGGGGCTGCATCCGATATAGCATTCAGCCCTGATGGCTCAATGGTTGCTCTTGCCGGTAACAGTGACCTTTATCTTGAAGTCATTGAGCTGGCGACAGGTGCGTCAATCTCGATCAGCTCGCGCCCGGACAGTCCACGCTCCGTGAAGTTCAACGCCAGTGGTACCCGGCTGGCCGTTGGTGGGGTCGGCGCAACCAAGATTCAGGTTTATAGGGTCAGCGACTGGGCGACGTTGTGGACAAGCACCACCTTCGGCAACTGCTGGGGGCTCACGTTTAGCCCTGACGATGCCCGGCTTTATGCCGCCAGGTCGGCAAACCCTGCGGTGCGGGCGTTAAACCCCGACACGGGAGCCTTGCTTGGAACAACCTACGCGCCATCCTTTTCGGCTGTAGGCACGTCACAGGCGCGAGTTCGCGTTAATCCTGCCGGTACGCAAATGGCCGTAGCTATGGACAACTACCCAGGATTGGCGCTGTTCACAATCAATAGCCCAACCAGCTTCACGCGAGTAGGCGCCGCCAATATCGATACGTCCACGGCTGGGCTGATTGAATACTTGGCGGATGGATCGCAGATAGCAGTGGCAGACCTTGATAGCGGGCTGGCGCTCTACAACACCACTACCTTTGCCCGTAACGTGCTCAATCCTTCAGGGATACTCACCGGCCTGGCCTGCAGCCCACTTGTGTCCTGA
- a CDS encoding genomic island protein, protein MTGKPTEVMSDSALATANWNRYEYAKRRGHDTYCATARKCEDFYLGGGRQWSAEDLEVLAEAGRPALEFNQIKHKLNTAIGYQIQNRMDISFRPRGRGADEDLASVLSKVAMQVADNTKLHWLETQVFSDGMIQQRGYFDLRISYRDSMLGEITIEDLDPMDVMPDPDAKSYDPDKWQDVTVTRWLTYDDIEELYGTVARQKAESEQSDDADFGDDEEEGEARSKFGGDTGGVDRMDTSTMTDGTRRVRVIDRQFWRMEKTKVAISMTGDIRPVGHLKDDQVAALKGVVVADRRIRRVRWLITTRSAVLHDDWSPFEHFTVVPFFPFFRRGQTVGLVDDAIGPQELLNKSMSQYLHTVNTSANSGWISWANTIANMRDEDLSDRGAETGLHIVLKKDTPNHQVPQKIQPNQAPTGIDRMIERAGAMLSEATGVNDAMSGDPGKEVSGLAIQAKQFAAQQGLAVPLDNLARTRNMMGSRILKLIQSFYDTPRIIRITDKAPNGKPTTTELQVNVPDETGGVLNDLTIGEYDVVVAEVPMQVTFENGQFEQALNMRDKGVRIPDKSIIMHSNLADKHDILEQMEGEAPPVDPTLEAKAKLMGAQADLAAANVTRIQNEAVNRAVEAQFSAIQTAGAIATNPQVSGLGDALLRSAGYVDRDSSPIIPQAAAALQAGGGLGDFPQNTNPSTPVNPANPAVGLNAGIETKQFEGAA, encoded by the coding sequence ATGACAGGCAAGCCCACCGAGGTTATGAGCGATAGCGCGCTGGCGACTGCCAACTGGAATCGCTACGAGTACGCCAAGCGGCGCGGCCACGACACCTATTGCGCCACTGCCCGCAAGTGCGAGGACTTTTACCTGGGCGGCGGCCGTCAGTGGTCCGCGGAAGATCTTGAAGTGCTGGCCGAGGCCGGTCGCCCCGCGCTTGAGTTCAACCAGATCAAGCACAAGCTCAACACGGCGATTGGGTACCAGATCCAAAATCGCATGGATATCAGCTTTCGCCCGCGCGGCCGAGGCGCTGACGAGGATCTAGCCAGCGTTCTATCGAAGGTCGCCATGCAGGTGGCCGACAACACCAAGTTGCACTGGCTTGAAACCCAGGTGTTCAGCGACGGCATGATCCAGCAGCGCGGCTACTTCGATCTGCGCATCAGCTACCGCGACTCGATGCTGGGCGAGATCACCATCGAAGATCTCGACCCGATGGACGTAATGCCTGATCCGGACGCCAAGAGCTACGACCCGGATAAGTGGCAGGACGTGACCGTTACGCGCTGGCTGACCTACGACGACATCGAAGAGCTGTACGGGACTGTTGCTCGCCAGAAAGCCGAAAGCGAGCAGTCTGACGACGCTGATTTTGGCGACGACGAGGAAGAGGGCGAGGCCCGGTCAAAGTTCGGCGGCGACACCGGCGGCGTTGACCGCATGGACACCAGCACCATGACCGACGGGACACGCCGCGTGCGAGTTATTGACCGTCAGTTCTGGCGCATGGAGAAAACCAAGGTCGCTATCAGCATGACGGGTGATATTCGGCCCGTTGGCCACTTGAAGGACGATCAGGTTGCAGCGCTTAAAGGCGTGGTTGTGGCTGATCGCCGCATTCGCCGCGTGCGCTGGCTGATCACTACGCGCTCAGCGGTACTGCATGACGATTGGTCGCCGTTTGAGCACTTCACGGTGGTTCCGTTCTTTCCGTTTTTCCGCCGCGGGCAAACGGTTGGCCTGGTGGATGACGCTATTGGCCCGCAGGAACTGCTGAACAAGTCCATGAGCCAGTACCTGCACACAGTAAATACCAGTGCAAACAGCGGCTGGATCAGCTGGGCAAACACGATTGCCAACATGCGTGATGAGGATCTATCCGATCGCGGGGCCGAAACGGGCCTGCATATTGTGCTCAAGAAGGACACCCCGAACCACCAGGTGCCGCAAAAGATTCAGCCAAACCAGGCGCCAACAGGTATTGATCGGATGATCGAGCGGGCTGGGGCCATGCTGTCCGAGGCTACCGGCGTGAATGACGCCATGAGTGGCGACCCGGGCAAGGAAGTCAGCGGCCTGGCCATTCAGGCCAAGCAGTTTGCCGCTCAGCAGGGGCTCGCAGTTCCACTGGATAACTTGGCGCGGACTCGCAACATGATGGGCTCGCGCATCCTGAAGCTGATCCAGTCCTTCTACGACACCCCGCGCATCATCCGCATCACCGACAAGGCGCCGAACGGCAAGCCGACCACGACTGAGCTGCAGGTGAACGTGCCGGACGAAACCGGCGGCGTGCTGAACGACCTGACGATTGGCGAGTATGACGTCGTTGTCGCTGAGGTGCCGATGCAGGTCACCTTCGAGAACGGTCAGTTTGAGCAGGCGCTGAACATGCGCGACAAGGGAGTTCGCATCCCTGACAAGTCGATAATCATGCACAGCAACCTGGCGGATAAGCACGACATCCTTGAGCAGATGGAGGGCGAGGCGCCGCCGGTAGATCCAACGCTTGAGGCCAAGGCCAAGCTAATGGGCGCCCAGGCTGATCTGGCCGCCGCCAACGTGACCCGCATCCAAAATGAGGCTGTGAATCGCGCTGTTGAAGCGCAATTCAGCGCAATCCAGACCGCCGGCGCTATCGCGACAAACCCGCAAGTCAGCGGGCTTGGCGATGCCCTTCTGCGCTCGGCCGGGTATGTCGACCGCGACAGCTCGCCAATTATCCCGCAAGCGGCCGCAGCACTTCAGGCGGGCGGCGGGCTGGGTGACTTTCCGCAGAACACCAATCCATCGACCCCAGTGAACCCAGCAAATCCGGCGGTTGGGCTGAATGCTGGGATCGAAACCAAGCAATTCGAAGGAGCAGCGTAA
- a CDS encoding N4-gp56 family major capsid protein, whose translation MAATNFARLNSKQKIVWSRDVWKAARDQMFVKKFLGNGATAMIQRITELTKDERGEKVLMQLVADLVEDGVVGDDEREGNEEELQNFEIELNIDLISHQVRNKGKMSDQKSVINFRETARDRLAHWLANRIDQLVFLTLSGISYAFQCNGKPRVGSPFPSLSFAADVTAPSSKRGMMWNGTNLVTSNTATITSSFTASYKMIVDAVAYAKDHYIKPLMNGGKEYYVLLVKPGTLAQLKKDADYQRAIVNLALKDGANSPFFTGGTVTIDGAIIHEHRLVYSTTGAASGSKWGAGGLVDGTRTLLCGAQALGFAEIGTGDWVEKRFQYDSRVGISVDKMFGLLKPKFYSIYDESIEDFGVLAIDHFLG comes from the coding sequence ATGGCCGCTACTAACTTTGCTCGCCTGAACAGCAAGCAGAAAATCGTCTGGTCGCGCGATGTGTGGAAGGCCGCACGCGATCAGATGTTTGTGAAAAAATTCCTGGGTAATGGCGCAACCGCCATGATCCAGCGCATCACTGAGCTGACCAAGGATGAGCGCGGCGAGAAGGTGCTGATGCAGCTCGTTGCCGATCTGGTCGAAGACGGCGTGGTGGGCGACGACGAGCGCGAAGGTAACGAAGAAGAGCTGCAGAACTTCGAAATCGAGCTGAACATCGACCTGATTTCTCACCAGGTCCGCAACAAGGGCAAGATGTCCGACCAAAAGTCGGTGATCAATTTCCGCGAAACGGCCCGCGATCGCCTGGCTCACTGGCTCGCAAACCGTATCGACCAGCTTGTTTTCCTGACGCTCTCCGGCATTTCGTATGCCTTCCAGTGCAACGGGAAACCCCGTGTTGGGTCGCCGTTCCCATCGCTGTCCTTCGCCGCCGACGTGACTGCCCCCTCGTCCAAGCGCGGGATGATGTGGAACGGCACCAACCTCGTCACCTCCAACACCGCAACCATCACCAGCTCGTTCACTGCGAGCTACAAGATGATCGTTGACGCTGTTGCCTACGCCAAGGACCACTACATCAAGCCACTGATGAACGGTGGCAAAGAGTATTACGTCCTGCTGGTTAAGCCCGGCACCCTGGCCCAGCTGAAGAAGGATGCTGACTATCAGCGCGCCATCGTCAACCTGGCGCTGAAGGATGGCGCGAACAGCCCGTTCTTCACCGGCGGCACCGTCACCATCGACGGCGCAATCATCCATGAGCACCGCCTGGTGTACAGCACTACTGGCGCCGCATCCGGCTCTAAGTGGGGCGCTGGCGGCCTGGTGGATGGCACTCGCACCCTGCTGTGTGGTGCTCAAGCCCTCGGCTTCGCTGAAATCGGCACCGGTGACTGGGTAGAGAAACGCTTCCAGTACGACAGCCGTGTGGGTATCTCGGTCGACAAGATGTTCGGTTTGCTCAAGCCGAAGTTCTACTCGATCTACGACGAATCGATCGAAGACTTTGGCGTTCTCGCCATCGACCACTTCCTCGGCTAA